The genomic DNA AGCCGGACTGGGCGACCCTCAAATACTGGATACCGCCACCAATGTTTTTGAAGGGGCATCCGTATCGCCGGGTGAATTTCGCCTGGTAGTGAACGCCATGCCTTTCCTGGCCCCGGTGCGTTTAATCATCGTAAAAGGGTTGCTGAGCCGTTTTAAGAAATCAGAAGCCGCCGGGAAAAAGAAGAAAACGAAGGAAAATCAGGATTCAGACGTTTTGGAAATGGCTGAAATCATCCGCAACGCCCCCCCGTCAACCGTACTGGTGCTGATAGAAAGCGAATTACTGAAAAGCAATCCGCTGTTCAAAGCGCTTGAGACTGACCTTAAAACCGAGGATTTCCCGCCGCCGAACAAGCCGCGAGTGAAGGAATGGGTCGGTCAGAGAGTGAACCAGGCCGGCGGACACATCACGCCCCCGGCCATCAACCTGCTGGTCCAATATATCGGTACCGATCTCTGGACAGCCGCCGCGGAAGTGGAGAAACTGACGCTTTACGCCGATAACCGCCAGATCACCGAAGAAGATGTGAAGTTACTGGTGGGCAACGCGCAGGAAGCAAGTATCTTCAGCCTGGTGGACGGTATTTTTGAACAACGCCTGAAAAACGCCGCAGCGGCGCTGGAAAGCCTGAAAGCCGGCGGCGTATCCTCTAGTTACATCATCACCATGATTGCCCGGCAACTCAAAATGGTCATTCAGATCAAGGACCTGAAAGGCCGCGGCGTAAAAGACACAGAAATCAGACGACTATTGGGTTTAAGCAATGATTTCGTCTGGCAGAAAACCCTGCAACAAGCCGGGCGTCAATCCATCGCCCGCTTCAAGGAGATATTCAGCCGGTTGCTGGAAACCGATGTCGCCATCAAGACCGGTCAACTGGATGAAATCACCGCCGTTGACTTGCTGGTGGCGGAACTGGCCTCTGCCGGCTGATTAAACTTGCGGACGAAAAGCTAAGGGGGAGTCTGAAAAGACTCCCCCTTGTTTTTACGATATTCAGTTGTCCTGAGATTAGGCCTTGTGGCGGACTACCAGCTGCCAGGTCACGACCAGCAGGATTACGGCCGGGAGACCGGTAATCAACAGGAACATGTTGGCGGCGGTGGGCTCCAGCTCAGCCAGAGAACCGAAGTAGTTCTGGATGGTGAAGAGGAGCAGGAACAGGCCGACCAAACCGACGACCCATTCGTACCATTTCATGGTGATGCCCTTGTCCTTCAGGAAGCTGAAGAGCCAGATCAGGAAGGCGCCCAGTAGAAGACCGATGATTAACCACATAGTGCTTGATACCTCCTTATTTTTTCCTTATTATTCCCTAACTTTTGACTTATTATAATGGCTGTCCGGCCACCTGTCAAGACCCTGTATCTTAATGTTTTAATCGTAAACACTGTTTTTAGGCCTAAGCATTTATGCTTAATTTTTTGAATTACCAAAAATAACCCCGGGCAAAGTTACCAAAATCTCAGTTTTACGGGTCAAACAATAACACCGCCGTCCGGTTATGCCAGTTTTCTGGCCGGTACCCGGATGTTATCCTGGCGGCGGGTCAGGCCCTCCTGATCAAGGCGGGTCAGGAACGGAATGCTGTACTTGCGGGAAAACCCGGTCAAGCTGCTCATGTCCTGAATGCTCAACTGCCCCTTTTCTTTCAGCAGGTCAATTACTTTTTGCCGGAGGGTGGTGTATTGGGCGGCCGTCAGCAGTATTCCATCCGGCAATTCAATAATCTTGCGTTGCTCCAGCATATAACGCAACACCGGTGACGCCCCGGCAACAGACTGCAGCAATTCGGTGCGGGTCGGCGGTGCAGCCGGGTTATGCTCAATAGCGCCCACAATTCGTTTTTCCATTTCGGTCTGGCCGCCGGAAAGCTGCGGCCGATGGGTTGACAACGCCAGCGTTTCTTCGGTGCGGCTGATAAGACCTTCTTTGGTCAGCTCTGCCGTCAGCGCCGTAAACAGCTCCGCTGGTAATTTTAGCCTGGCCGATGCTTCCGCCAGCGACAAGCCTTGTTTGAGCGGCTGCGCCTTGTGTTCCGCCGCCAGGTGTTCCAGGAGCGACTGCCGGCTGCTTTTCCAGAATGCGGCATCAACGAGCCATTCTCCCCTGATTACGATATCACCGTGTTTGGCCATTGCGTCAAGGGCTCCGGCAATGGTATTCGTACTGTAAGCACTGGCTTCCAGAAAACCGGTCCGCCGCTGAAAACGGGCTTTTTCAAGTTCGGTCAACACCAATGAATCCAGAGTCAGTGCCTGCCGGGCGGTGAGACGGGCAATCCGGTCGTCCGCCGTCTTAAGTTGGTAGCGTTCCGCCGCCGGATCCAGTATTTTTCCGCCGCCGATGGTATCCACCGGAGAACTCCTGCGTAAAACAAACCGTTCGCCGATAAAACCGGCCACTTCCTGCGGTAGTCGCAATTGCACCAGCACCGGGCCGGCCGCGGCGGATAATTCCTTACCGGCCAGCGGGATTACCCGGGCCGGAAGCTCCGCCGTCTCAAAGAACAGCGTTAATTCGGTGCCGGACTTGAGCGGCTGTTTAAGCCTCGGCAGCAGGCGCAATTCAGCGTCAAGGTAACGGGATAGCGGGGTCTCCGCGCCGCGGCGGACGATAACATCACCCCGCTGCAATTGTTCTTTCTTCACCCCGGACAGATTCAAAGCCACCCGGGAACCCGGTCGCACCTGCCCCAAATGTTCCTTATAACTTTCAACGCCGCGGACCTGGGCCTTAAGACCTCCGGGCAGCACCGTCACTTCATCGCCGACGGCTAGCGTGCCGTGGTGCAAGGTACCGGTAATTACCGTGCCGGCCCCTTTGATGGTGAAAACGCGGTCAATCGGCAGACGCGGTTTGCCGGTATCGTCCTGCCCTATCTCGTTCACCAGACTGCCGATGGCATCTTTCAGCGCGGTGAGCCCATGCCCATTTTTGGCGCTGAATTCAATGATCGGCGCCTTTTCCAGCGAAGTTCCGGCCAGATGCCCAGCGATGTCGGCCATAACCAATTGCCGCCAGTCTTCATCAGCCAGGTCAACCTTATTCAGTACCACCAGACCGCGTGAGATGCCCAGCAGGTCAATGATTTGCAGGTGTTCTTCCGTCTGGGGCATCCAACCATCATCAGCGGCTACAATAAGCATGACGGCATCAATCCCGGTCAGACCCGGAATAACGTTGCGCACAAAATGCTGATGCCCCGGCACATCCACCAGTCCGATTTTTTCGCCACTCGGCAGCGCAAACCAGGCGAAACCCAGGTCAATGGTCATGCCGCGCTCTTTCTCTTCAGGCAGACGATCCGGATCAATAGACGTCAGCGCCTTGACCACGCTTGATTTGCCGTGGTCAATGTGGCCGGCAGTCCCGATGGTAATCATAGATTAAGCTCCGGCGGCGGCGATAACCGCCTGGGTCAGGTCATTATCCTGAGTCAGAAAAACAGTCCGCAGATCAATAATAAAGCGGCCTTCCCAGACGCGCCCCAGTACGGGCGGCGTGCCCAACCGCAAACGGCGGCTGAACTCGTCCATGTTACCCCTGACCGCGACGGCAACCAGCTTTGTCGGCAGGGTTTCATCGGGCAGGGAGCCGCCGCCGGCCAGACTTTCACCGTCAATAACCTCAGCGGATAACCCGGCGGCGTTCAATAGTCCGGCCATCGCCCACCCCCGCGAGTCAAGTTCTTCAATGGGCGCCGCCATCATGGCATAAGCCGGCAGTTTGCCGGTGTCCCCCTTGAGATATTGCAACACTGTTGCGGTCAAAGCCACGGCGGCGTATTTATCCACTCTCACCGCCCGAAGCAGCGGATGCTTCCGGAGCTGGTCAATAAACACCTCTTTACCCAGAATGATGCCGCACTGCGGTCCGCCCAGCAGTTTGTCACCGGAGACACACACCAGATCGGCCCCAGCATCCAATGCCTGCCCGACAGTCGGCTCATGACTCATACCGTAGCCGGCCGTATCAACCACCGCCCCGCTGCCCAGGTCATAAACGAACGGCAATCCGAAGTTGCCGGCGATTTCCCTGAGTTCGGACAATGCGGGGTCATGGGTGAAACCGCGCAGAGCAAAGTTGGAACGGTGAACCGACAGCAGCATGGCAGTATTGTCGTTAATAGCCTGCTCAAAATCACGGGCAAAGGTCTGATTGGTAGTGCCAACCTCACGCATTATGGCGCCGGACTGAGCCATAACGTCCGGCACCCGGAAGCCGCCGCCTATCTGGACCAGCTCTGAGCGGGACACAATGACTTCACGGCCTTTGGCCAATGCCGTCAGCACTAACAGAACCGCGGCGGCATTATTGTTGACTACCAGCGCGCTTTCAGCGCCGGTCAGCAGTGTCAGCAGTTTTTCCATTTCCCGGGCGCGGATACCCCGCTCACCGGTATTGAGATCAAGCTCCAGCGCATAATAGCCGCCCAGAATGTTGGCCAGGGCGGCCATGGTCTCCGCCGACAACGGCGCCCGACCGAGATTAGTATGCAGAATAATACCGGTGGCATTGATTACCGATTGCAGCAGCCCCGGCCATTCTTCGGCCAAATGCCTTTTTACCAATTCAGCGACCGCTCCCGGCGCCGGTGTCTTGTTCCCCGAAGCCGCGCTTTGGCGCAGCCGGTCAATGACCGCCCGCACCGCTTCCGTCACCACCGGATGAGAATAACGTTCAATGGCCGCTGTCAGTGCCGGATCGGCCAACACCTTTTCCACGGCCGGCAGTTTGCGTAATTCATTCTGTATTTCGTTGGACATTCTTCAGCCCCTATTCGGTAATGACTATGCGCCCTGTTGGTTCAGCCAGAACCTCACCGATGATGGAAGTCTCAGAAAAACCTTGATTCTGAATACGTTCCACCATTATGTCAGCCGTCTCCGGAGAAGTGGCGATGAGCAAGCCGCCGGATGTTTGCGGATCAAACAGCACATCCAGCATCCATTCCTCCAGCGTAAATAACGGATCCATTATCCCCAGGCGGTATTCCCGGTTGGAGTAAGCCCCGCCCGGTACCAGGCCGGCTTCCGCCCACTGCTGTACGCCGGCCATCAGCGGTATCCGACTGAAGGACAGATTGAAAGACACCTCACCCAGGCTGATCATTTCGGCGGCATGGCCGATGAGCCCGAAGCCGGTGATATCAGTAGCCGCATGAGCCCCCAGTTCGGTCATCACCTCTGCCGCTGCTTTGTTGAGCGCCGCCATCTGGTTGATGACCGCGGACATTGCCTCAGCCTCCAGCAAATCCGCCTTCAGCGCAGTATTAAGGATACCTGTACCCAGCGGCTTGGTCAGTATCAGTTTGTCGCCGGGCCGGGCACCGCCCTTGGTCAGCACCCGCTCTGGATGGACCACACCGGTCACCGACAACCCGAACTTAATTTCCTGGTCTTTAACCGAATGGCCGCCCACCAGCGCACATCCGGCTTCATCCAGCTTGGACAATGCCCCGGCCAGTATCTGCCGCAGGACTTCAATATCGGTAGTCTCAAGCGGAAAGCCGACAAAGCTCATCGCCGTCACCGGGCGCCCGCCCATGGCATAGACATCAGAGAGTGAATTAGCCGCTGCGACCTGGCCGAAAGCAAATGGATCGTCTACCACCGGTGTAATGACGTCAATCGTCTGCACCAGGGCAATTTCAGGCGTAAGCTTATACACCCCGGCGTCGTCAGCCTTTTCCAGACCGACCATAACTTCGGGATAAGACTTGATAGGCAAGCCGCAAAGCGCTTTTGAAAGGTCACCCGGACCTATCTTGGCCGCTCAGCCGGAGTACGCAGAGTATTCGGTCAGGCGTTTATCATCCATGCGGCTCACCCCCTTTCGTGCCTGAGTGGGGTAGATGGCGGAGGGGAAGGGAATCGAACCCCCCGCGGCGGTTTGCGCCGCCGCCTACGGTTTTGAAGACCGCGAGGCCCACCAGAGCCTATCCGCCTCCACTAGAGGGGTATTATAGCATAAGATATTGGGATTGACGCCAGTAGGTATTACCACTCAGGGTCAGTCAGGGTTTCATTTCCAAATCCGCCTGACTGCTTGAACCCCCATCAGTAATCCGATAACGGCTAGAACGATAGGTATCATCACATACGATACGCCGTTCAACCACAGAATCAGGCCAAATACTACTAGGGTAATCCCGACAAATGCTTTGGTTAGTTCCGCGTTTATCCAATGGAGACCCGCCAGAAATAGCGCTAACCCCGGTAGACCGAAAAATACCCAGATAGCCACTACACCAGAGAATTCCACGCGTTCAACTGTCACCCATAAAGCCAGGGCAAGCATGGAGATTCCGGTAACAATGCTCGCTCCGATTTCAATTTTTCCCCGTTTCAAACCTGACTATCCTCCCGATACCCCGCTCGCCTCAACCAGTAATAGACACCCGCGCCAATCAATAACCCCGTTGCGATAATGCCGGCGTACATCAGCCACTGACTCAAGGGAATGGGGATTGAGGTTACGTTAGGGTACATATGCACAATCTTACCGGTCTCAAGGTTGACCATCACTTCAAGACCTTTCACTGTGCCTTCAAGATAATATGTCTTCTCATCGCGATAAGGTGGGTTATATATGTCCCCTTTGAATTTATATTCTTTATTAAAGGTGAAAGTGATGAATACTCCCGGTCTGCCGGTATCTTCACCTCCTGAACGCGGCAACATCCCGTCCATCCGGGCAATATCGTAAGGTTTACCATCAAGAAATGCGGCAACCAACGGGTCAGCCAGCGCCAAGTCCAATCCCCGTTGTTCCTGAAATTCGGTCAGCGCCACCCGCCCCATGATAGGCAACTTGTCTATGCCGCTGTCTATCAGATAGTAACCGACAACCTTCGTGATTGAGCTATTAACGAAAACCATAAGCTGCGCAACCTCATGACCACGGAATTGGAAGCGCTCGGTGAAAACCAGCGTTATCTCAATTTCACCGGTTGGCACGGGTGGCGGCGGTGGCACTGTGGACTTTGAAAACTGTGGCCCGCTATATACATAAAGTTTTATATCAGCGATAATATACTGCCTTCCATCCAGCAGTTCCGCTACTTCTGCATTGCCCTCCGCAACAGCCAGCGCCTGGTCGACATCTTCATCCGAGACTTGTGCCGCAATCGTTATTGGAAAAGCGGCGGAGGTCATCATCATCAATATTAAAGTCGCAACAAGCCGTTTCATTTTCTGACGCTCCAGGCTTTTGGCAGAGACTTGGCCACTGTCCATGCCCCCAACCCCAGAAGTGCCGCTAAAAGAAGCAGTATGGCGCCGTACCAGGCAGACATTTCATAATTTATAACGAGGGCGCTGATACCGGGAATTATCAGCATCACCGCCGCCGTTGCCACCAGCGATGCCCCAAGCAGCGGCCGCCGCCGGGTAACCAGCCATGCTGCCGCCAAAGGCAAGGCGTAAACCAATCCGTAGCCGGAACCGCCATATTTGAGTGTGACAAACACGGTGAAACCAAGAATAATCGCTGTTGGAACAGCTATGATTACCAGCCCCGCTTTCCTGAGTTGATGCCGCGCCGCTTCAACTTCATCCGTATCCTGAGAACGCTTGAACGCTCTGACTTTCAGCATTGAATACCGGAAACTGAGCAACAAAAGCAACCACAAGACTATCTGCGGTAGAAGGATGAATAACATCTGTTGAGTAGCAGCGCTCATGATTTGACCACCATCCCGAGGCATGAACCACCGAAAATTCCGGTCAAGCTCCATCCGAGTACATACATCGGAGTGAGCCCTGAATACAGGGGAGCAGTAACAAATTGTGCTATCCCGAATCCAAGAAGGCCCGCGATAGCTAGGCGAACAGCAAGACGCTTCCCATCCAAAACCATTCCTAAAGCTGCGCCTGTTCCTGCCCCGATTGCGGCACCTAAAAAGAACATGTGCCAGGTTTCTGTCCCGAAGCGGTCACTAAAAGATTCAAATCCAATTGAAGTAAGTAAAACATACAGGGGTAAAATCATGGTGAAATAAACAATGATAAAACCGGAAGCTCCCCAAAATGCTAGAGAAGCTAGTTGTCTTTTTGTTATTTTTAACGATATGCCAAGTGCGATACCGCCAAAGGCCCCCATGAGCACCGGGATAAGCATGAGGGCTCCGGAAAATAGCCGTGCTCCGATGAAACCACCTAACCCGAAACCGACGGCTCCAAGTATTGTTGATTTTAAAAACTGCATTTTTAACTTTAGCCTGTCATTACCATTCATTGTAAAACCGGAAATTGTTATTCAATATGCTCAACAACAATGAGCCAATAAACAAGGAAAAGAGTATGTATGCCGTATATTTCATATAACTGAAAAATGGAAAACCACGATGTCTTTTATTGACTATCGCCAGAACGGTCAATATTCCTGCTACGCCGTTTCCTATCAAAAACCAGGTGAACCAGCTGCGATCATGACCGAACGTACCCGCTCCCCAAATAAAGCTGATAAAAACGAAATAGAAATATGCCAAAACGCTCGCGTAGCGCCAATAGTATGCGCTCACGATCAATAATATACTTAATATGCCTGTGACGATGGCGAAACCTGTTAAAGTCATCTCCGTCAGATACCCTCTTCGTTATTTCAACTTAACCCGGAGTTTCACGACCAAAGCGATAGAAATCATGAGTGGTGGAGTTCATTGTCTACTTGTCCTTTTTGTTTGCTGTGGTCTTTAAAACTATCAACGAAATCATAAATACTACTCCCGCCATTGCTGCGTTAATTATCGGCAACAGGCTCGGTTCGATACTGATAATTAGGCCCATATAACTGAAAAATATCACACCACTGGCGATTGCAGAGACAAGCACGTAGCCCTTTGCCCGTTTGATCAACAGGTATATACAGACCGGAATCCAGCCGAAAGTGTAGGTCAAATACAATCCAAGACCGAATACGTTCATCTTTTTATCGCCTTTTCATCATTTCAAAATAATCCTGGCTTTTTTAGCCAATGCGAATGAGATGATTGACCCTGTAATGCCTATTCCGACAAAGGCGGCATTACCAAATCCCAACCCAAATCCAGAAATCAAGGTCCAGACACCAACTACAATTAGAAATACAAAATAGCCCAAACTAAGTTGAATGTAGTGAGGTTTCTTGACTGCCAATACCAACAGTACAACACTGTAAGCCGCAACTCCGGAGATAACAAGCAAAGCGCCCATCTCAGATTACATCGCATGGCAAATAGACTTAAATCGATCCATGCTTATGATACAATTGGCGAAGGGTTAATACATGGGCCTTTAGGCCTAAAAAAGAGCGAAAAAGAGGAATTGTTGAACATTCCCCGGTCTCCCAATAATCTGACTAAAAACGGAATAATGTATCCAACATGGCCATAATAAACGAGATAATAATCAGTGAAAAGAGAATATAAGCCGTATATTTCATATAACTGAAAAATGGAAAACCATGATGTCTTTTATTGACTATCGCCAGAACGGTCAATATTCCTGCTACGCCGTTTCCTATCAAAAACCAGGTGAACCAGCTGCGCTCATGACCGACCGTGCCTGCTCCCCAAATAAGGCCGATAAAAACGAAATAGAAGTACGCCAAAACGCTCGCGTAGCGCCAATAGTATGCGCTCACGATCAATAATATGCTCAATATACCCGTCATGATGGCTAATTCCGTTAGGGTCATCGCTTTGAGATACCTCTCTCAAATCAGCTTAATCCGGAATTTCACCGCCAAACTAACGATCCGGCAACGCTTATTCCGACGATTGATAGATTGACTACTCTAAACCCGTCGAAAAGCCCACCCACGACCCAGGCTATGACCAGAAACAGAAAATATCCCAGCTCAAAATGAATGTAATACGGTTTTCGGAGTGATAAGACCGGCAATACGACGCCGTAAAGTGCAAAGGGGGAGATAAATGATTAAAGCGCCCATCTGAAGGGTCCTTTCCGTTCGCACCGCTTACCCACCGCCGTTTCCTCTCCCCGCCTTCTTTTCAAGAAGCGGCTTTCCAATAATGTGAATTCGCTCATCCAGGCGCTTTTCTATACAAATAAACGTGCCAGGCTAGACCTGCATAGTAGAACGCCATATTCAAGAATGTAGCTTGCGAGAAGCTTCTATTCAATAGCCATGGATCGCCCATCATGCCTACCCATGCTGCGAAGATAAGGGGGCCATTTATAATAGCCGCGAATACCCCGCCAATAAAGGGCAAACGCATGGCTGTCCATAATCCGAATAGCATTGGAGAAACAATAATGAAACCATACACGGGATCTGTAAGAAATCCATAGCTAAGTTTAGAAATACTTAATCCGGCAAACACCTGTAATACAGATGCAAACAGCATTAATAATAATCCAAAATTGCGTGCCTTGCGGGATTTATCCATCAGTATGCCTTCCAAATTTATACATTCTTCCCGTTCCGCCGCCTATCCTTCGCCAGCAACTGCACACCATGAAACATCAGTATTATTCCCGGTATTCCAAAGAAAAATATTGCGAAATAGTCCAATAGAGGGTTTTCGCTAACCTTCATAAGAAAATATGCTGCAACGAAAGCCGTTACGCTCCAGAAAAACGCCCATAGTGCCTCATGAATTTGATATGCCGCATAACTTATCAACAATAATCCTATGAATCCGGTTATAAAGCCCCAGCCCCCGATTGGGATAATGCTGAGTTTCCCAGCCATTAGAGCCTGCGACGCAATCAAAAGGGCAATTCCGATCGTGCCCGTTATCGCTATTCTTTGACCTTTTCCCATTTCACTCCACTCCGGCGATGCTCCCTAAGATTTGAGCGCTAATTTTTAGATAGTATTAGAATCACTGCCCCAATCAGCATAAGTGAAGCGAAAGCTAGCATTAACGAACCTATCAACCGGCTGGCGTCATAATTGTTAAATATAAGAGCTAACGATGCTGCAATGGCAAGTAAAGATAGAATAATCGCCAGGCCTCCTCCAATACGCGGACTATTCAATGCCATTAGCGAAGCCATAAGAAACCCATAACTCAGAATCGCTCCTGACCAAAAAGGTCCACCTATTCCCACAGCCACAACAACGGATACAGATGAGGTAACCCACATTATGGTTCTCCCGGATTTTCGGGGAATGGTTATCATTGAGATGCTCCAACTGGCCATCCGCCAATGCTTATGGAGAATGCCAAGCCTTTCCACGCTTATGATACAATTGGCAAAAGCCCCGCAACAGGGCCTTTAGGCCCATAAAAGAGCTAAAAAGAGGAATTTTGAACATCAGGGAGATGGGACGCCACCCCAGCCGGGTCAATCGCCGTCACCTGCCTTCAGGTTCATATCGTTGTACACCATGCAAGTCATTGTCGTTCCCTATTTTGAGGATGCCCTCCGGCGTTTGAACAACAGCCGAAGGCCAAACACTAACAGCCCTGCCCCTGGGATTCCCATCAGCAATATGGCCAATATATCCGTTCCGTAATTTTCGCTGATACTTAGCCAATGAAGTGCGGATGCCAGAAACAGACTTCCCCAGAAAAAGGCCAGCAGTACTTCATGAACTTGGTATAGAGCATAGCTTATCAGCAACAGGCCTAATAAACCTGGTACGATGCCCAAAACCGCATAGAAACCTAGCTCGCCGACCATCCACAGCCATGACAAGGCAATCAGCGCGATTCCGGAAGCGGCGATAAATAAATATCTTTGCAATTTATTCACTTTGTAACTGCTTTATAGATTTTCAACTTTGCCGTTTTGCGTTTCATTTTATCGTTCCTCTCTTATTGGTATATTATTATCTATTGGAGCGGATATATTGCTACGATTTGTTGTCCGGTGGTGTCTATGACCAATACAAACTTAGATACCATCCCGGAGAAATGATTGATCTTAGGCACGTATCTGGAGATACCCATCTTGCTTTCGTCATAGTCGAATGCGGGCAAAACAGCCTCTATATCGTAAGTTTTGTCGAACCATATCTCTAAAACAACACCAAGCTTAACGTTGTCTTCTGAACGCCAAGTGCCAATTCTTTTTTCTGGCGCGATCTCAAACTCTTTGTCAAAGAGAAGATTCTGAAGTGTTGAATCCACGGCTACTATAGCCAAGGCGCTTTCTTTGTCGGCTTTTGTTAATTCTGGGAGGGTTGGGCCATTATTGGGCTTTTTCAAGAAATTTTCGACTGTCTGGTTTTCAAGGTTGATGGTAAACGTGTACATATCATTGTGACCTATATAAAGCAAACCCGCATATTCTTTTATGATGCTGGTATCTCGGGGTTCACTTTTTAACCATTCCATGATTTTGTCCGGTCCTAGTCCATTCATGAGCCTCGCGCCGACTTGAATTTCGACCTCGTATTCAGTCTCTTCTAATAGGGGCTTTATCTTAATATCACTCATGACGATATGCTTCAACAATTCTTCCTGTCCGGTTGGCATTACGAAAAATGGCTCAAGAACGAAGACATCCCCTTCGTTGGTTTTGGAGTTTTCTCCCAGAATAGCGCCCTGCAGAATGGCACCGCCGACTAGCAACAAGATGATCGTTGAACCGGCAAGGGCTGTCAAAAACGATTTTGAATTTACAAGTATTCTCTTCACGATTATTTCCTTTCACAATTTTATACCGGGATTTTGAACACTCTTTCACCTGTTCAAGTCTCATCACTACCTTTCTGTTGGGCTAACCACCAAGGCTTATGAGGAATGCTATGCCTTTCCTCGCTTATGATACAATTGGCAATAGCCCTGCAACAGGGCCTTTAGGCCCAAAAAAGAAATGATTTGAACATCAGAGAGTTAGGAAGCCGCCTGATTACCGGGACATCCGGTGATTTGACCGCCGGTCGCCTCTATGAGATGAAGCGCCTGGAATGGCTGTTCATCGGCGCCCGGTGGCTGTGGGTGTTTCGGGGCAACCGGTAGAAACGACCAGCGTCAGTAGAGCGGGTAGCGTCACCGAACCCCTCATGGTGATTAGCCGAGTCCCTTTTGCTATTGTCATTTCAGTCTCTTTGGCTATTCTTGTTTCGAGCAAACAAATGGACAGAGTAAATAATCAACACTATCCCGGGTAGGCCCATGGCTAATACCGGAATCAGGATGTCACCGGTCCATCCCGCGGCGATCGCCCGCCACATCAAACCTAACCACATGACCCCAAATACAAGCGGAAGCAACGCCTTGTGAAGGTTGTAAGCTGCATAACCTAGTAAGCCCATTCCCGGGATACCCAATAATAAAACGATTCCTAAAACACCCTCGGGATGCCCATATAAGTAATATACCCAGACTAGTCCCAAGAGAACTGTTCCCGCGTATAAAAATGGTAGGACTTGAAGGAATTTGTTATCCGTTTGATGAGACCATATGCTGACCATAATCCATAG from Dehalogenimonas sp. W includes the following:
- the holA gene encoding DNA polymerase III subunit delta; this translates as MRYLLAGPDDFSLKARLAEIKAGLGDPQILDTATNVFEGASVSPGEFRLVVNAMPFLAPVRLIIVKGLLSRFKKSEAAGKKKKTKENQDSDVLEMAEIIRNAPPSTVLVLIESELLKSNPLFKALETDLKTEDFPPPNKPRVKEWVGQRVNQAGGHITPPAINLLVQYIGTDLWTAAAEVEKLTLYADNRQITEEDVKLLVGNAQEASIFSLVDGIFEQRLKNAAAALESLKAGGVSSSYIITMIARQLKMVIQIKDLKGRGVKDTEIRRLLGLSNDFVWQKTLQQAGRQSIARFKEIFSRLLETDVAIKTGQLDEITAVDLLVAELASAG
- a CDS encoding dehalogenase produces the protein MWLIIGLLLGAFLIWLFSFLKDKGITMKWYEWVVGLVGLFLLLFTIQNYFGSLAELEPTAANMFLLITGLPAVILLVVTWQLVVRHKA
- the selB gene encoding selenocysteine-specific translation elongation factor, with amino-acid sequence MITIGTAGHIDHGKSSVVKALTSIDPDRLPEEKERGMTIDLGFAWFALPSGEKIGLVDVPGHQHFVRNVIPGLTGIDAVMLIVAADDGWMPQTEEHLQIIDLLGISRGLVVLNKVDLADEDWRQLVMADIAGHLAGTSLEKAPIIEFSAKNGHGLTALKDAIGSLVNEIGQDDTGKPRLPIDRVFTIKGAGTVITGTLHHGTLAVGDEVTVLPGGLKAQVRGVESYKEHLGQVRPGSRVALNLSGVKKEQLQRGDVIVRRGAETPLSRYLDAELRLLPRLKQPLKSGTELTLFFETAELPARVIPLAGKELSAAAGPVLVQLRLPQEVAGFIGERFVLRRSSPVDTIGGGKILDPAAERYQLKTADDRIARLTARQALTLDSLVLTELEKARFQRRTGFLEASAYSTNTIAGALDAMAKHGDIVIRGEWLVDAAFWKSSRQSLLEHLAAEHKAQPLKQGLSLAEASARLKLPAELFTALTAELTKEGLISRTEETLALSTHRPQLSGGQTEMEKRIVGAIEHNPAAPPTRTELLQSVAGASPVLRYMLEQRKIIELPDGILLTAAQYTTLRQKVIDLLKEKGQLSIQDMSSLTGFSRKYSIPFLTRLDQEGLTRRQDNIRVPARKLA
- the selA gene encoding L-seryl-tRNA(Sec) selenium transferase: MSNEIQNELRKLPAVEKVLADPALTAAIERYSHPVVTEAVRAVIDRLRQSAASGNKTPAPGAVAELVKRHLAEEWPGLLQSVINATGIILHTNLGRAPLSAETMAALANILGGYYALELDLNTGERGIRAREMEKLLTLLTGAESALVVNNNAAAVLLVLTALAKGREVIVSRSELVQIGGGFRVPDVMAQSGAIMREVGTTNQTFARDFEQAINDNTAMLLSVHRSNFALRGFTHDPALSELREIAGNFGLPFVYDLGSGAVVDTAGYGMSHEPTVGQALDAGADLVCVSGDKLLGGPQCGIILGKEVFIDQLRKHPLLRAVRVDKYAAVALTATVLQYLKGDTGKLPAYAMMAAPIEELDSRGWAMAGLLNAAGLSAEVIDGESLAGGGSLPDETLPTKLVAVAVRGNMDEFSRRLRLGTPPVLGRVWEGRFIIDLRTVFLTQDNDLTQAVIAAAGA
- the selD gene encoding selenide, water dikinase SelD → MDDKRLTEYSAYSGUAAKIGPGDLSKALCGLPIKSYPEVMVGLEKADDAGVYKLTPEIALVQTIDVITPVVDDPFAFGQVAAANSLSDVYAMGGRPVTAMSFVGFPLETTDIEVLRQILAGALSKLDEAGCALVGGHSVKDQEIKFGLSVTGVVHPERVLTKGGARPGDKLILTKPLGTGILNTALKADLLEAEAMSAVINQMAALNKAAAEVMTELGAHAATDITGFGLIGHAAEMISLGEVSFNLSFSRIPLMAGVQQWAEAGLVPGGAYSNREYRLGIMDPLFTLEEWMLDVLFDPQTSGGLLIATSPETADIMVERIQNQGFSETSIIGEVLAEPTGRIVITE